The following nucleotide sequence is from Bacteroidota bacterium.
GTGAACCTCACCAATTTTGTGGGTTACACCTGTATAAAACAAAATACGCTCTGTTGTTGTCGTTTTACCGGCATCAATATGGGCTGCGATCCCAATGTTACGAGTGTATTTTAAATCTCTTGCCATTTAATTATTCCTTTACTTATTATGATTTAAAGTGAGCGAAAGCTTTATTCGCTTCAGCCATTTTATGAACGTCTTCTTTCTTTTTCATTGTAGCTCCTTCGCCTTTAGCTGCTGCTACAATTTCAGCTGCTAATTTTTCCGCCATGGATTTACCACTGCGTTTGCGGCTGTATTGTATCAACCATTTCATCGATAGAGAAACTTTGCGATCCGGACGAATTTCTGTTGGGATCTGGAAGTTAGCTCCACCGATACGGCGACTTTTTACTTCAACTCCTGGAGTTACGTTACTCAATGCTTTTTTCCAAACTTCGTATCCGCTTTCACCGGTTTGTTTTTCAACAAGATCCAATGCATCGTAGAAAATTCCGAATGTGATACTTTTTTTGCCTTGCCACATCATCATATTTACAAACCTTGTAACCACAGCGTCGTTAAACTTTGGGTCCAGGGGTAAATATCTTTTTTTAGGTTTTAGCTTACGCATTTATATTAGTTTCAATTTTTAATCAATTATTTCTTTTTTGCCGGAGCAGCTACTGCACCTGCTTTTGGTCTCTTTGTTCCGTATTTTGAACGGCTTTTTCTGCGGTTATTCACACCGGCTGTATCCAACGCGCCGCGAACAATATGATAACGCACACCCGGAAGGTCTTTCACCCTGCCACCGCGTATCAACACGATAGAGTGTTCTTGTAGGTTATGTCCTTCGCCCGGAATGTAGGCAATGATCTCGGTTTGATTGGTTAAGCGCACTTTGGCAACTTTTCGAAGAGCAGAGTTTGGTTTCTTAGGGGTAGTAGTATATACCCTTGTGCAAACACCACGCTTTTGAGGGCATGAGTCAAGTGCACGGCTCTTACTGGGACTTTTTATAATTTCCCTTCCTTTGCGAACTAACTGTTGAATTGTAGGCATTCTAGCTTTTTACCTTTGATTTTTAAAATTTCGGGCTGCAAAAATAAGAAGAAGGAGCGATATTCACAAAGGTATGTGCACAATTCCCGAAAGAAAGTGCAGGTAAGCCATTGCGAACTTTATCGGGGTTCACGCCCTTAATTCTACCTGCGGCCGTTTTTAATAACGGTTCCGTTTTTTGATTAAACGGGCTGCAAAGGTAGGTAACCTGTTTGTGATATGCAAGGTACGGGTGAAAATAAATTCCAACTTGGTGGAAAAGAGGTGGAAAAGGCAACAAAAGGGAGAGGAAAAGCGTAAAAGGGAATCTGGATTAGTGGTGAATGGTGAATGGCGAGATTGCTCCTGCTGGACCGAATATTTGATGTATTCTTTAAAAATTTCAAGGTTGGCCGGAGCGGACTCACGCCTCACGATTGACGATTCACGAAAGGCGCAGCCTGTAATTTAAAAATCGTGAACCTACACGCTAACATTCAGGTTCACGATTTATATACTTGCCGGATTCACGACTCACGGTTGACGATTGACGATTCCCGCCCATCAATCACATGTTTCCAGATCTGCATACCAATTGCAAGTCCAGTTTGTAGAGGTATAGGAATTATCGGTTCCTCCACCAGGGGTATAAATTTTACCGGGGGTGATCTCATAATAACCAAAATTTGCCGATGGGGAGCAACCGTGGTTTTCTTGGGCTGCCGTCCAAACTGCAATACTTACCGGTTCATCAAACATGCTTGGATCTATCACGTATTTTACCGGGCCCAGATCCGTTTTTACAGTTACAAGCGGTGCAACATGGTACCACCAATAAACACAACAATCACCGGCATCAACTGCAAGACTGCCTGTTACATCTTCATAACTGAAAACTTTTTCGCAAGACAATTCATACTCTTCAAGCATTATTTGACGCATTTTGTGTGCTCTGGCGTAACATCCGTCCACTACATATTGAAATGGAATACAATAATCTATAGTAGCAGTTCCGGTTGCGCAGCCCTGAGATGCGCAATAATCAAATATCTCGTTCAGCTTTGCCATGTTAGGCACTATTTTTTTGGCTTCGATAACCTCTTCTGTTGTTTGTTCAAATTTTTCGGCCCAATCTCTTATTTCCTGTGCTGAGGCTTCCTCAGAAGAAATA
It contains:
- the rpsG gene encoding 30S ribosomal protein S7, which gives rise to MRKLKPKKRYLPLDPKFNDAVVTRFVNMMMWQGKKSITFGIFYDALDLVEKQTGESGYEVWKKALSNVTPGVEVKSRRIGGANFQIPTEIRPDRKVSLSMKWLIQYSRKRSGKSMAEKLAAEIVAAAKGEGATMKKKEDVHKMAEANKAFAHFKS
- a CDS encoding 30S ribosomal protein S12, with product MPTIQQLVRKGREIIKSPSKSRALDSCPQKRGVCTRVYTTTPKKPNSALRKVAKVRLTNQTEIIAYIPGEGHNLQEHSIVLIRGGRVKDLPGVRYHIVRGALDTAGVNNRRKSRSKYGTKRPKAGAVAAPAKKK